The nucleotide window ATTTCATTTATTAGACGAAAATCCTGAATATCAAATGATTGCACCTAAACCAGATGATCCAAAGCCGATTTGGTTTAATATTTTAGTACCAGACATTGCAGAAACATATGAGAAGGCAATGAAGGCAGGCTGTAAAGAAGTACAAGCAGTAACACAGCTACCTGATTTTGGCGTATCCAATGCGGTATTTAGCGATGAATTTGGCTATCTTTGGATGTTGCATGAGCTGCACAAAGTAGTGAGCTTTGAAGAGCGTGTAGAATTGCTGAAAGATGAAATGGGCGAACATTAATAATTAATTACGCGAACCTTAAGTGCCCATAAATATATGGGGAGGTTCGCGTAAAAAATAATAGTATAACTTTAATTTTAAGTAATAATCTATTGGATATAAGCTAAAGTTTATAACTTTTTCTAAATATAGACGATGCCATAAATAATTAATCTATATATTGCGGTCTCTCTCTGTATGGAGAGAGTGGATTGAAATACATCCGCATGATCTACGGCATGCCCGTGAAACAGTCTCTCTCTGTATGGAGAGAGTGGATTGAAATTTACGGTGTGAAACGTGCATACCAAGAATTATTGTCTCTCTCTGTATGTAGAATGGATTAGAAAAATAAAAAGAGTTAGATGTTGGTGCGAATGTGAAGCGAACATGATTTTCTAAGGGGATTCGCACCAAAAAGAAGCAAGAAATTCTATATACAAGAGAAAAGAATTAGGATAATATTACCTTATAAATTAATTTTTAAGTGAAAAACGGTGATAAATGTTACTTTTATGCGCTTTTTCACAGTTTCTCTCTGTATAGAGAGAATGGATTGAAATGCCTGCTTCTGCTTCCGATATTGCAGCAGTTGCAGTTTCTCTCTGTATAGAGAGAATGGATTGAAATCGACCTGTCAAATGCAAATTTAACGGGTTCGAATGTTTCTCTCTGTATAGAGAGAATGGATTGAAATTCGCTTGACGGTTGTTAGTAGTCCTTGTTTATGTTTCTCTCTGTATAGAGAGAATGGATTGAAATAGCGTATCGATGTAATTACGGGGCAAATTCTGTAGTTTCTCTCTGTATAGAGAGAATGGATTGAAATAATAGGAGAAATGATAATATCCCTTGTGATAAAACGTTTCTCTCTGTATAGAGAGAATGGATTGAAATTCTACGTCTTTTGTTATTTCACTAGATAAAACAATGTTTCTCTCTGTATAGAGAGAATGGATTGAAATCTTAAATTATGAACAACAAGAATATCTTGATGGAGTTTCTCTCTGTATAGAGAGACCCCAAAACATTTTATAAATGCATCATTTTTCATAAAAGGTTATAGGAAATGTAGGTCGATATCTAAATTTCGCTATAGCCTTTTGTGCTTTTTTTAAGAAGTAATTAGGGTATGTGGACAATCGTAAACTAATGAGTAAGGAGCATGAAATTGATGTTGTAGGGGGAGAATAATGAGAAATATATCAACTATCGTTTTCTAATCCATATGCATTAATTAAAAGATAAGGTGTATGCGGTGTAATATAATCAATTATGCCGCAAGTTCCTTGATTATTGATATTTAGAAATTACTTAAAATGTCTTCTTCTTACTTTCAAAAATTTTGCTGAATCAGGCTCAATGAAGAAATTTGTTTATTAGCAACAAACGGTTGCTTTCTATGTTGAAACAGTTCAGCTAAAATGAGGGAGAGGTGAGGAGAAAATGGAAACGGCAACGATTATTAAAGAGATTAGAAATAAAAATCAATTATCACAAGGGGCATTTTCAGAAATACTTTGTGTGACACGCCAAGCTGTTTCAAGGTGGGAAACAGGGAAAACAACACCGAATTATGAAACGTTGAAAACTATTTCTAAGAAATTTAATGTAACGATTAATACTTTACTTGGTTCGCCAAAAAGCTTGATTTGTCAATGTTGTGGGATGTGTCTTCATAGCGATGATGTGATAAGCAAGGAATTGGATAATCAATTTAATGAAGATTACTGTAAATGGTGCTATGTTGATGGGGAGCATCAATACAAAACAATGGAAGAGATACTAAACTTTTTAGTTCCACTTTTAGTAGA belongs to Lysinibacillus louembei and includes:
- a CDS encoding zinc ribbon domain-containing protein, with amino-acid sequence METATIIKEIRNKNQLSQGAFSEILCVTRQAVSRWETGKTTPNYETLKTISKKFNVTINTLLGSPKSLICQCCGMCLHSDDVISKELDNQFNEDYCKWCYVDGEHQYKTMEEILNFLVPLLVEERQQAPEVVRQQLEDFLPTLKQWGVKEE
- a CDS encoding VOC family protein: MVGVEIDMVVTDSLKALALYEKIFDIERLEVTNFPVGKNEAVFKLYDVRFHLLDENPEYQMIAPKPDDPKPIWFNILVPDIAETYEKAMKAGCKEVQAVTQLPDFGVSNAVFSDEFGYLWMLHELHKVVSFEERVELLKDEMGEH